In Armatimonadia bacterium, the following are encoded in one genomic region:
- a CDS encoding RNA 3'-terminal phosphate cyclase, with protein MSALHIDGSFGEGGGQVLRTSLSLSALLGRPVILDHLRAGRSKPGLAAQHVTCVRAAAAICRATVWGDEIGSSEVHFTPGAVRAGTYH; from the coding sequence ATGTCCGCCTTGCACATCGACGGGTCCTTTGGAGAAGGCGGCGGCCAGGTCTTGCGCACGTCCCTGTCGCTCTCGGCACTGTTGGGACGCCCGGTAATCCTTGACCACCTCCGGGCAGGACGAAGCAAGCCGGGACTCGCTGCACAGCACGTGACCTGCGTCCGTGCTGCCGCTGCGATCTGCCGCGCGACCGTCTGGGGTGATGAGATCGGCAGCTCTGAGGTGCACTTCACGCCGGGTGCGGTCCGAGCCGGGACCTACCAC